A single Paenibacillus kribbensis DNA region contains:
- a CDS encoding helix-turn-helix domain-containing protein, with the protein MAELLYIHFSCPPLPHLIVGGISLFRKGDLHERRVLEHTFDLIFVFSGALYLEEDGCKYTIEPGQYLILTPGNLHKGYKACTSDTTFSWVHFYTTGDFFYSENPITHVDSKMNKTKYYKKDVFYISLPQYGRIDDSLHEILKNYMDSISQVKIDKYHNEKLFYSSTKSQIEYQQLFLKILTIFCDLREHEKEKELAEEVFDYFSSHYQNAFDLNELAAKYSFHPAHIIRSVKKKYGLSPLQLLLSIRVQKAMKLLAEERHSVGEIASLVGFTDSSYFCKQFKKITSVTPLQYRNQTRQQGFDT; encoded by the coding sequence GTGGCAGAATTGCTATACATCCATTTCAGTTGTCCTCCCTTGCCTCATCTTATCGTCGGGGGGATATCGCTGTTCCGAAAAGGAGATCTTCACGAACGTCGCGTTCTTGAGCATACCTTTGACCTGATATTCGTCTTTTCGGGAGCTCTTTATCTGGAAGAGGATGGGTGCAAATATACGATCGAGCCCGGCCAATATTTAATTTTGACACCTGGCAACTTGCATAAAGGCTACAAAGCCTGTACTTCCGATACGACCTTCTCCTGGGTTCATTTTTATACAACGGGAGATTTCTTCTATTCTGAGAATCCCATCACACATGTCGATTCCAAAATGAACAAAACGAAATACTATAAAAAAGATGTATTTTATATTTCGCTTCCCCAATACGGAAGGATTGACGACAGTCTGCACGAAATCCTCAAGAATTATATGGACAGCATTTCCCAAGTCAAAATTGACAAATATCATAATGAGAAGCTGTTTTATTCATCGACAAAATCCCAGATCGAATACCAGCAGTTATTTCTGAAAATACTAACGATTTTTTGCGATTTACGAGAACACGAAAAAGAAAAGGAACTGGCTGAGGAAGTTTTCGATTATTTTTCTTCGCATTATCAGAACGCTTTCGATTTGAACGAGCTTGCCGCCAAGTATTCCTTTCATCCGGCTCATATCATTCGCTCCGTCAAGAAAAAATACGGACTGAGCCCTTTGCAATTGCTGCTCTCCATCAGGGTCCAAAAAGCAATGAAGCTCCTGGCAGAAGAACGTCACTCCGTTGGGGAAATCGCATCCCTTGTCGGCTTTACCGACTCTTCTTACTTTTGCAAGCAGTTCAAAAAAATCACTTCTGTAACACCTTTGCAATACCGCAATCAGACGCGACAGCAAGGCTTTGATACATGA
- a CDS encoding PLP-dependent aminotransferase family protein — protein sequence MPFNSFEHYPMSWKPDKDRLQRPLYRSLALLLEHDIRHGFLAPGTKLPPQRELADFLDVNFTTITRAYKLCELKGLIHGVTGSGTFVSANAAQSVTISKDPSSNVYIDLGFVASFEQTNDLVTETVKHVVEKSYLEQLLNYNDPAGIPHQKLAALNWMKAFGIQADTEHMAIVSGAQNALAITLFALFEPGNRIAVDLYTYANFIEVSKMLRIKLVPIPGDEYGMLPESLEDQCSQSNVHGVFLMPSCANPTAIMIPEKRKKELAQVIQKHRLILIEDDIHAFLSAGIIDHYGQPMYQLLPEQTVYICSTAKSICSGLRVAYIVFNEAFKDTMMKAIYNVNVKTSSLDAEIITELILSGKANTIVAEKKQLAETANQLFAEFFPNTLHGGHPLSFYRWLPLPKVMHEAYSEGFFLEKGIRVFHSNRFLSGGNAEENYLRIALSSTSSLEELRRGLEILKESLE from the coding sequence ATGCCATTTAATTCGTTTGAACATTATCCGATGTCGTGGAAACCTGACAAGGATCGATTGCAACGACCGCTTTATCGCTCTCTCGCCCTATTGCTGGAACATGACATCAGACATGGATTTTTGGCTCCGGGTACAAAACTTCCCCCTCAGCGGGAGCTGGCCGACTTTTTGGATGTGAACTTCACAACGATTACACGCGCATACAAGCTTTGCGAACTTAAAGGTTTAATTCATGGCGTGACCGGAAGCGGTACTTTTGTTTCAGCCAACGCGGCTCAGTCGGTCACCATTTCAAAAGATCCATCTTCGAACGTATATATTGATCTTGGCTTTGTTGCCTCATTTGAGCAAACCAATGATCTGGTTACTGAAACCGTAAAACATGTGGTGGAGAAAAGTTATCTGGAGCAGCTATTGAATTACAATGATCCTGCAGGTATCCCGCATCAGAAACTGGCTGCACTCAATTGGATGAAGGCTTTCGGCATCCAGGCCGATACTGAACATATGGCCATCGTTTCGGGAGCGCAAAATGCATTAGCTATTACACTCTTTGCACTGTTTGAGCCCGGGAATCGAATTGCGGTTGATCTGTATACGTATGCCAATTTTATTGAAGTCTCCAAAATGCTTCGTATCAAACTAGTTCCTATTCCAGGTGATGAGTATGGGATGTTACCTGAATCTTTGGAAGACCAATGTTCTCAATCGAATGTACATGGTGTGTTTTTGATGCCTTCCTGCGCTAATCCTACGGCCATTATGATTCCGGAAAAGCGAAAAAAAGAATTAGCTCAGGTCATTCAAAAACATCGTTTGATCCTGATTGAGGACGACATTCATGCCTTTTTGTCAGCGGGCATTATAGATCATTATGGTCAGCCGATGTATCAGCTGCTCCCTGAACAAACGGTTTATATTTGTAGCACCGCTAAATCCATCTGCTCAGGTCTTCGAGTGGCCTATATCGTGTTTAACGAAGCATTCAAAGACACAATGATGAAGGCCATATACAACGTCAACGTCAAGACATCCTCTTTGGACGCAGAGATCATAACTGAGCTGATTCTGTCAGGAAAAGCGAATACGATTGTTGCAGAGAAAAAACAACTGGCCGAGACGGCCAACCAGTTATTTGCTGAATTCTTCCCAAATACTCTCCACGGGGGACATCCACTGAGTTTTTATCGATGGCTCCCTTTACCAAAAGTTATGCATGAAGCTTATTCTGAAGGTTTTTTCCTGGAAAAAGGGATTCGTGTATTTCATTCCAATCGGTTTCTGAGCGGGGGGAATGCGGAAGAGAACTATCTAAGAATAGCGCTTTCATCCACTAGTTCTTTAGAGGAATTAAGAAGAGGGCTGGAGATTTTAAAAGAGAGCCTTGAATGA
- a CDS encoding MerR family transcriptional regulator, with protein sequence MSTIKEVSDSTGISAYTLRYYEREGILPGVKRDPSGNRLYDEESLEWLYFILALRSTGMPLVEIKQYVDLYLEGESTLKSRKQMMLKHKKKVEKDLLQTYKYLEQINYKLALYDVQEKELSKMMP encoded by the coding sequence ATGTCCACAATTAAGGAAGTTTCAGATAGTACAGGCATCTCTGCTTACACGCTTCGTTATTATGAGCGGGAAGGTATACTGCCTGGTGTTAAACGTGATCCGAGCGGAAATCGCTTATACGATGAAGAAAGCCTGGAGTGGCTGTATTTTATTCTGGCGCTGCGGTCGACCGGTATGCCGCTTGTCGAAATCAAGCAATATGTGGATTTATACCTGGAAGGCGAAAGCACACTCAAATCTCGCAAACAAATGATGCTTAAACATAAGAAAAAAGTAGAGAAAGATCTCTTGCAAACTTACAAATATTTGGAGCAGATCAATTACAAACTGGCGTTATACGATGTGCAGGAAAAAGAATTATCGAAAATGATGCCCTAG
- a CDS encoding beta-L-arabinofuranosidase domain-containing protein yields MELGKNAVGSASAKEITELDGDAIYLGNLNTVEADLKLPLMGKYGSSIQWESKETLFISHTGKVTRPTFGVGNRKVAVVATLTYEGEVTRKTFEATVLQEEYKAKIVAVNPLTVRTKVGEQPELPTVVIVKNDTGSYTVSQVSWDPVKEEAYRQPGFFSIHGKVEGSPLKAIVTVQVVDKVEETTDHVKRVKEFKGQKVSLERESEFEAAMNRFLQFVRSVNDDQMLYNFREAAAIDTKGAQPMTGWDAPECNLKGHTTGHYLSALALAYHATEDSALLGKIQYMVAELGKCQTALSEQTGYGRGFLSAYSEEQFNLLEQYTTYPEIWAPYYTLHKIMAGLLDCYQLAGQREALDICDKLGHWLHSRLSRLPREQLHKMWSLYIAGEFGGMNEVLAKLYAITGNENYLVTAKYFDNEKLFLPMKENVDTLGNMHANQHIPQVIGALKLFEVAGDKAYYNIAENFWTMVAQSHIYPIGGTGETEMFREPDAIAGFLTDKTAETCASYNMLKLTKELFQFNPRKTYMDYYEKALYNHILASENSQKAEGGSTYFMPLAPGSIKKFDTHENTCCHGTGLENHFKYQEAIYFHDEDRLYVNLYIPSRLDWSEQGLSLMQKRDRDGLETVRFYIEGGPETTLMFRIPDWVSEPVQVKINGVPCRDLEYEHGYLMLHKVWKKDEIELTLPCSLRLADAPDDHTLKSLTYGPYVLAAISQEQDYISWTYSEQEFLEQIIEQKDSPLTFVLDGIKFVPLYQIQDQSYHVFFKLTRCKR; encoded by the coding sequence ATGGAACTGGGGAAAAACGCCGTCGGATCGGCAAGCGCGAAAGAAATAACGGAACTGGACGGCGATGCGATTTATTTGGGAAACTTAAATACTGTAGAAGCCGATTTGAAGCTTCCGCTGATGGGGAAGTATGGTTCTTCCATTCAGTGGGAATCGAAAGAAACACTATTTATAAGTCATACAGGCAAGGTTACGAGACCTACCTTTGGGGTAGGCAACCGGAAAGTTGCCGTTGTCGCAACGTTGACATATGAAGGAGAGGTCACCCGCAAGACATTTGAAGCAACGGTTCTCCAGGAAGAATATAAAGCAAAGATCGTTGCGGTAAATCCACTGACCGTGCGCACGAAAGTTGGGGAACAGCCGGAACTGCCAACCGTCGTCATTGTAAAAAATGATACCGGAAGTTATACCGTAAGCCAGGTTTCCTGGGACCCAGTCAAAGAGGAGGCTTATCGGCAACCGGGATTTTTCTCGATCCACGGTAAAGTGGAAGGAAGTCCATTGAAGGCCATAGTCACCGTTCAAGTGGTGGATAAGGTTGAGGAAACAACGGATCACGTCAAGCGGGTGAAGGAATTTAAGGGTCAAAAGGTAAGTCTGGAGAGGGAAAGTGAATTTGAAGCAGCTATGAACCGTTTCCTGCAGTTTGTACGGTCAGTGAACGATGACCAGATGCTGTATAATTTTAGAGAGGCAGCCGCCATCGACACCAAAGGAGCACAGCCGATGACAGGGTGGGATGCTCCGGAATGCAATCTGAAGGGGCATACCACTGGACACTATCTTTCTGCGCTGGCGCTTGCTTATCATGCCACGGAGGACTCCGCGCTACTCGGGAAAATTCAATACATGGTTGCAGAATTGGGCAAATGCCAAACAGCCCTGTCTGAACAGACGGGCTATGGCCGGGGGTTCCTGAGCGCGTATTCGGAAGAACAGTTTAATCTGCTGGAGCAGTACACAACTTATCCGGAAATATGGGCTCCCTACTATACGTTGCACAAGATTATGGCCGGTCTGCTAGATTGTTACCAGCTTGCGGGCCAGAGGGAGGCTTTGGATATTTGCGATAAGCTGGGCCATTGGCTTCACAGCCGACTAAGCCGGCTTCCGAGAGAGCAGCTGCATAAAATGTGGTCATTGTATATTGCCGGGGAATTTGGGGGTATGAATGAGGTATTGGCCAAATTATATGCGATCACCGGCAATGAAAATTATTTGGTGACAGCGAAATATTTTGACAATGAAAAGCTCTTCCTTCCGATGAAGGAGAATGTGGACACTCTAGGAAATATGCATGCCAACCAGCACATTCCGCAGGTGATTGGAGCCTTGAAGCTGTTTGAGGTTGCGGGGGACAAGGCTTATTACAATATCGCAGAGAACTTCTGGACGATGGTGGCACAAAGCCACATTTATCCGATCGGAGGCACCGGAGAGACGGAAATGTTCAGAGAGCCGGACGCCATTGCCGGTTTTCTCACCGATAAAACGGCAGAAACCTGTGCGAGCTATAATATGTTGAAGCTGACCAAAGAGCTTTTTCAGTTTAACCCGCGCAAAACGTATATGGATTATTATGAGAAGGCGCTTTATAACCATATTCTTGCCTCAGAGAATAGCCAAAAAGCGGAGGGCGGCAGCACCTACTTTATGCCACTGGCGCCCGGATCTATCAAGAAATTCGATACACATGAAAATACCTGCTGTCATGGAACCGGTCTGGAAAATCATTTTAAATACCAGGAAGCCATTTATTTTCATGATGAAGACAGGCTGTATGTGAACTTGTACATTCCCTCTCGACTGGATTGGAGCGAGCAGGGGCTTAGCCTGATGCAGAAGCGGGATCGGGACGGCTTGGAGACAGTCCGCTTTTATATCGAGGGCGGCCCCGAAACAACCCTAATGTTCAGAATCCCCGATTGGGTATCTGAGCCCGTTCAAGTAAAGATAAACGGAGTGCCTTGCCGCGATCTGGAGTATGAACACGGATATTTAATGCTGCACAAAGTATGGAAAAAGGATGAAATCGAGCTGACGCTGCCCTGCTCCTTGAGACTGGCTGACGCTCCCGATGACCACACCCTTAAAAGTCTCACTTATGGACCGTATGTACTGGCAGCAATAAGTCAGGAACAGGATTATATCTCCTGGACATACAGTGAACAAGAATTTCTGGAACAAATCATTGAACAAAAGGATAGTCCTTTGACATTTGTTTTGGATGGCATCAAGTTTGTTCCCTTGTATCAAATTCAGGATCAAAGTTATCATGTATTTTTTAAACTTACCCGCTGCAAAAGGTAA
- a CDS encoding dicarboxylate/amino acid:cation symporter, with amino-acid sequence MQVLKNYKFSIILLAGVLVGAIAGTIMGEKSAVLQPFADVFLNMVFVIIVPLVFVSIAGSIASMTNLKKLGKILGIFFLVVVVTGIITAILALITGLIFNPALNAEVSFGKAVQDQAAASLDIVGLITVSDFVELLSLKHMMALIVFAILFGISVSSIGEEGAPVSKLLNSLSSVLNKIVSIVMYYAPVGIACYFATLIGKVGNQIVWSVARASIIYVAFCILFFILFSFLATYFGGGKTGIKRFWKNIWLPLTTAMGTCSSTACIPVNRLAVKQMGIPDEIGDIIVPLGANMHKNGVVAVQMIKIIFLFGIFNMTMGTGDMVKAVLVALISGIIVGTIPSGGFIGELFICTAFGFPMEAVPILVILGTITDPLCTMVNVTGDPAISMVISRIIEGKNWIKQKIGAVTQA; translated from the coding sequence GTGCAAGTCTTAAAAAACTATAAATTCTCGATTATACTGCTGGCTGGAGTTTTAGTGGGCGCGATCGCTGGCACGATTATGGGTGAAAAATCCGCAGTCCTGCAGCCCTTTGCAGATGTTTTTCTGAACATGGTATTTGTGATCATTGTGCCGCTGGTGTTTGTATCTATAGCCGGTTCTATAGCGAGCATGACCAATTTGAAAAAGCTGGGGAAAATTTTGGGCATTTTCTTTTTGGTGGTGGTGGTTACGGGCATCATTACGGCTATTTTGGCATTGATCACCGGTCTGATCTTTAATCCGGCCCTGAACGCTGAAGTTAGCTTTGGAAAGGCAGTTCAGGATCAGGCGGCTGCTTCGCTGGACATTGTCGGTTTGATAACTGTAAGCGATTTCGTTGAATTGTTATCCTTAAAGCATATGATGGCCTTGATTGTTTTTGCAATCCTGTTTGGAATTTCCGTAAGCTCCATTGGAGAAGAGGGAGCTCCGGTTTCCAAATTGCTTAATAGTTTATCCTCTGTGTTGAATAAAATTGTTTCCATTGTTATGTATTATGCTCCTGTGGGCATCGCCTGCTACTTCGCGACACTGATCGGAAAGGTAGGCAATCAAATTGTCTGGTCCGTTGCCAGGGCGTCCATTATTTACGTGGCATTTTGTATATTATTTTTCATTCTGTTCTCCTTTTTGGCCACTTATTTTGGCGGAGGTAAAACCGGAATCAAGCGTTTTTGGAAAAATATATGGCTGCCGCTGACCACGGCGATGGGAACATGCAGCAGTACGGCTTGCATCCCTGTGAACAGACTGGCCGTGAAGCAAATGGGCATTCCCGATGAAATCGGCGACATTATCGTGCCGCTTGGCGCAAACATGCACAAAAATGGTGTAGTCGCCGTTCAAATGATCAAAATTATTTTCTTGTTCGGAATTTTTAATATGACGATGGGCACGGGAGATATGGTAAAGGCTGTTCTGGTAGCCTTGATAAGCGGAATTATTGTGGGTACGATCCCAAGTGGCGGATTTATTGGGGAACTATTCATCTGTACCGCCTTCGGCTTTCCGATGGAAGCGGTTCCGATCCTGGTTATTTTGGGAACGATTACAGACCCGCTTTGCACTATGGTAAATGTAACCGGCGATCCGGCCATTAGCATGGTGATTTCACGGATCATCGAAGGCAAGAACTGGATCAAACAAAAAATAGGCGCTGTGACACAGGCGTAG